The Bombus vancouverensis nearcticus chromosome 2, iyBomVanc1_principal, whole genome shotgun sequence genome window below encodes:
- the LOC117161521 gene encoding EARP-interacting protein homolog isoform X1, which yields MENDNPVIYGLEFQTRALSAQTAETDIVRFLVGTQSLKFNNNQVHLVELNEETGSLKTQIFHHPVGEIWSLQASPTEPNIFITCYNALNDDGSCRMKGALWKLPELKEYTNNVESLKNLADIDTTPYGTDLKTIAYHPMDSTKAVSVVDNKFILWDLAENGPQVTTSGTLASKGQPRFTNGKWNPHNGCNQFVTLNENNVRGWDFRNPAEASWTILSAHSQIIRDLDFNVNRQYILSTCGDDGYMKFWDIRSPTEPILSRMEHSHWVWSVRINRFHDQLVLTSSSDSRVILCSIASISSEPFGHIVTPEDDSTQNDYNCKKNKLEDGVVGRYEEHEDSVYAVEWSSADPWTFASLSYDGRLVLNKVPRKYKYQILL from the exons ACAAGAGCATTGTCGGCTCAAACAGCAGAAACAGATATTGTCAGATTTTTAGTTGGAACACAATCATTGAAATTTAATAACAATCAAGTTCATTTGGTAGAACTTAATGAAGAAACAGGCAGCTTAAAGACTCAAATATTTCATCATCCTGTCGGAGAAATTTGGTCCTTACAAGCTTCTCCTACGGAGCCCAATATATTTATTACTTGTTATAATGCTTTAAATG ATGATGGTTCTTGTCGGATGAAAGGAGCTCTTTGGAAACTACCAGAACTAAAAGAATATACAAATAATGTTGAAAGTCTTAAAAACTTAGCAGACATTGATACTACGCCATATGGTACAGACCTTAAAACCATTGCTTATCATCCTATGGATTCAACAAAAGCTGTTTCAGTTGtagataataaatttatattgtgGGATCTAGCTGAGAATGGCCCACAG GTTACTACTTCTGGTACTTTAGCTAGTAAAGGTCAACCACGTTTTACAAATGGAAAGTGGAATCCTCATAATGGTTGCAATCAATTTGTTACACTGAATGAAAATAATGTTCGTGGTTGGGACTTTAGAAATCCTGCTGAGGCATCCTGGACGATTTTATCTGCTCATTCTCAAATAATTag AGATTTAGATTTTAACGTGAATCGTCAGTATATTTTATCAACATGTGGAGATGATGGATATATGAAATTTTGGGACATTCGGTCACCCACAGAACCTATATTGTCCCGTATGGAACATTCACATTGGGTGTGGAGTGTTCGAATCAACCGTTTTCACGATCAATTAGTTTTAACTTCAAGTAGTGATTCAAGAGTAATATTATGCAGTATTGCATCAATATCTTCAGAACCTTTTGGACATATAGTAACTCCTGAAGATGATAGTACACAAAATGATTACAATTGCAAGAAAAACAa GCTTGAAGATGGGGTTGTTGGTAGATATGAAGAACATGAAGATAGCGTTTATGCAGTTGAATGGTCATCTGCTGACCCTTGGACATTTGCATCATTGAGTTATGATGGTAGATTAGTTCTTAATAAAGTCCCCAggaaatataaatatcaaatactTCTTTAA
- the LOC117161521 gene encoding EARP-interacting protein homolog isoform X2 → MTATRALSAQTAETDIVRFLVGTQSLKFNNNQVHLVELNEETGSLKTQIFHHPVGEIWSLQASPTEPNIFITCYNALNDDGSCRMKGALWKLPELKEYTNNVESLKNLADIDTTPYGTDLKTIAYHPMDSTKAVSVVDNKFILWDLAENGPQVTTSGTLASKGQPRFTNGKWNPHNGCNQFVTLNENNVRGWDFRNPAEASWTILSAHSQIIRDLDFNVNRQYILSTCGDDGYMKFWDIRSPTEPILSRMEHSHWVWSVRINRFHDQLVLTSSSDSRVILCSIASISSEPFGHIVTPEDDSTQNDYNCKKNKLEDGVVGRYEEHEDSVYAVEWSSADPWTFASLSYDGRLVLNKVPRKYKYQILL, encoded by the exons ACAAGAGCATTGTCGGCTCAAACAGCAGAAACAGATATTGTCAGATTTTTAGTTGGAACACAATCATTGAAATTTAATAACAATCAAGTTCATTTGGTAGAACTTAATGAAGAAACAGGCAGCTTAAAGACTCAAATATTTCATCATCCTGTCGGAGAAATTTGGTCCTTACAAGCTTCTCCTACGGAGCCCAATATATTTATTACTTGTTATAATGCTTTAAATG ATGATGGTTCTTGTCGGATGAAAGGAGCTCTTTGGAAACTACCAGAACTAAAAGAATATACAAATAATGTTGAAAGTCTTAAAAACTTAGCAGACATTGATACTACGCCATATGGTACAGACCTTAAAACCATTGCTTATCATCCTATGGATTCAACAAAAGCTGTTTCAGTTGtagataataaatttatattgtgGGATCTAGCTGAGAATGGCCCACAG GTTACTACTTCTGGTACTTTAGCTAGTAAAGGTCAACCACGTTTTACAAATGGAAAGTGGAATCCTCATAATGGTTGCAATCAATTTGTTACACTGAATGAAAATAATGTTCGTGGTTGGGACTTTAGAAATCCTGCTGAGGCATCCTGGACGATTTTATCTGCTCATTCTCAAATAATTag AGATTTAGATTTTAACGTGAATCGTCAGTATATTTTATCAACATGTGGAGATGATGGATATATGAAATTTTGGGACATTCGGTCACCCACAGAACCTATATTGTCCCGTATGGAACATTCACATTGGGTGTGGAGTGTTCGAATCAACCGTTTTCACGATCAATTAGTTTTAACTTCAAGTAGTGATTCAAGAGTAATATTATGCAGTATTGCATCAATATCTTCAGAACCTTTTGGACATATAGTAACTCCTGAAGATGATAGTACACAAAATGATTACAATTGCAAGAAAAACAa GCTTGAAGATGGGGTTGTTGGTAGATATGAAGAACATGAAGATAGCGTTTATGCAGTTGAATGGTCATCTGCTGACCCTTGGACATTTGCATCATTGAGTTATGATGGTAGATTAGTTCTTAATAAAGTCCCCAggaaatataaatatcaaatactTCTTTAA
- the l(1)G0004 gene encoding RNA-binding protein pno1, producing MSIDKEKIKNNSETNEFTKPKERRKRQANESRMEVELINGAEEKEKSHITSKRAKIIQDGEQRKISVPAHRYTPLKENWMKIFTPIVEHLQLQIRFNLKTRNIELRTAPETPDIANLQKGADFVKAFIYGFDVEDALALLRLDGLFVETFEIQDVKPLKGDHLSRAIGRLAGKGGRTKFTIENVTKTRIVLADSKIHILGSFQNIQLARRAICNLILGSPPSKVYGQLRNVASRVSDRL from the exons atgagtatagataaagagaaaataaagaataattcagaAACAAATGAATTCACTAAAccgaaagagagaagaaagcgACAGGCGAATGAAAGTCGTATGGAA GTCGAACTAATTAATGGtgcagaagaaaaagagaagtcGCATATAACTTCAAAAAGGGCTAAAATTATTCAAGATGGTGAACAAAGAAAg ataTCTGTACCTGCTCATAGGTATACCCCTTTAAAAGAAAATTGGATGAAAATATTTACACCCATCGTTGAACATTTACAATTACaaataagatttaatttaaAAACCCGAAATATAGAATTACGGACAGCTCCAGAAACTCCTGATATTGCTAATTTACAAAAAGGAGCTGATTTTGTAAAAGCATTTATTTATGGTTTTGATGTGGAAGATGCTTTGGCTTTGTTACGTTTAGATGGtttatttgtagaaacatttgaAATTCAAGATGTAAAGCCTTTGAAAGGTGACCACCTTTCTAGAGCAATTGGGAGATTAGCTGGAAAGGGTGGAAGAACAAAGTTTACAATAGAAAATGTAACAAAGACTAGAATTGTATTAGCAGATAGTAAAATTCATATACTCGGTTCTTTTCAAAACATACAATTAGCAAGAAGAGCTATATGTAATTTAATCTTGGGTAGTCCGCCATCAAAGGTTTATGGACAACTCAGGAATGTAGCAAGTAGAGTTTCAGATCggttataa